Proteins encoded by one window of Microplitis demolitor isolate Queensland-Clemson2020A chromosome 6, iyMicDemo2.1a, whole genome shotgun sequence:
- the LOC103575674 gene encoding leucine-rich PPR motif-containing protein, mitochondrial — MTTILRYVRHLRKLNGIGWRVAIHQSNLELTGIKGQVNQLANLSRSYATNPAPKLAATNYNDKGFSNLENQLRKTGRIFYGDVKQLLSDVQTMGTVSGLDALLLIRSCGKPLLDADPKESIQLVQEVWKTLERLKVRMDVSHYNALLNVYLEKDHEFSPAEFLATMTDKSIEPNRVTLQRLIAAYCKQGDITGATKILEQMKAKGLPLSEDIFNSLIVGHSQANDLESAVNTLKMIEAAGISPSADTYTVLMCAYAKRGDMDSINATFDKITKAELTLLENHYLEIIYALAANGHVKQAEEFAAKIPNEVHSDTEISRLLIKLANLNQLELALRLLKSTASDPLRHKIRGSLLTRSLVKSGAPAKDIIRVCEYMTHEISNDRAFSFASYCCLSEKVDSNITLEIFRAWSKSGGTIREHFFWPILMSHGKALNVDGMLDVLRCMMNEFKITPSLETIRDYVVPNMAGKWEYIIDKLSEVNIPRNEILTAIVDRMIVERKLRSAASVINSFPMDYPKDLLISHLVNALNDKIDFKAFIVVLRLLSGSSESSTPDSVKMTVDSCLRELMNNKSSYQASLVANLLNEMVAAGLSASPEVGTEVVNYFGSQVSEPINKLTSGSRTEIPLSEYNLRSYQAFQGNTAVSKQLTELRRSFIEHIENHDSEAIAQTLKQLESAGFLSAPVLAQAISVFCETEDIASAEDCMKKFNENFPDATLDLRKLIKFAELLVKKDRIDEAFKFLSEQRVEEKNEKQSRGVDIAQRSLLDTIAATKNVELTEKMFELLKSKNYIEMDNWSLGPLVKVHLLRDDLPKALETFERACIEHKCTPFKNRLSIAFIEAEDANSLQKLTDLCTEIHGESNALVDLAFAFLDCDKVRQARKIFETPGLQVYNSKISSGIEHFQKYNRPQILEEMVKITKGVERMDRAHMYESLLAAYAKTNDWQRGLFLWTEIQDEDIQPTSKFLETLSKLLKSNNQPIPFAYDDMVGTQKKRTIRLLSTSKPIHIGPFETALKAKDYDEAERLISQESFKRVAVGKYGRLIRSVLDDNQLDKATEMAAKLIGNYAAIPVTVFTELGQKLAEAKRLDDIVKLGNLMDDSMKEKVRYEKILCTAIIEAKGLKEFIKSIKVEDISTDENARNIEKKIHFGSIVHSLIKDPSCLEEFEAWAKKLDKAGVKRGMQVLWNYYYITGNPKADLLWNDYMKSVPSPLIRPVIEYAQKTKDVKLIETLMDKLKKHPTLTINKSGVLMSGVMECYNLLGRYDESLGILHEATKRYRINVIPDKILLDLKQGIERSGRTFPYSFQTQDDEFTEEIDDEPEKVKFGSSKF, encoded by the exons ATGACAACAATACTGAGGTACGTGAGACACTTAAGAAAGCTGAACGGCATTGGTTGGAGAGTCGCTATTCACCAGTCGAATTTAGAACTTACCGGTATCAAGGGACAAGTAAATCAGCTAGCGAACTTATCTAG GAGTTATGCAACAAATCCGGCGCCGAAACTGGCAGCGACAAATTACAACGATAAGGGATTTTCGAATCTGGAGAACCAGTTGAGAAAAACTGGACGAATCTTCTATGGAGATGTCAAGCAGTTGCTGTCAGATGTCCAGACGATGGGAACGGTGTCGGGTCTTGATGCGCTTCTGCTAATAAGGAGCTGCGGGAAACCACTGCTTGATGCCGATCCCAAGGAGAGCATTCAGCTAGTACAGGAAGTGTGGAAGACACTAGAGCGCTTGAAGGTCAGGATGGACGTGTCTCACTACAACGCTCTGCTCAATGTCTATTTGGAGAAAGACCACGAGTTTTCACCGGCTGAGTTTCTCGCTACGATGACTGATAAATCTATCGAACCAAACCGCGTTACTCTTCAGCGACTGATTGCCGCTTACTGCAAGCAGGGTGACATCACGGGAGCGACTAAAATCCTGGAACAGATGAAAGCAAAAGGTCTGCCGTTATCTGAGGACATTTTCAATTCACTTATCGTCGGACACAGTCAAGCCAATGACCTGGAGAGCGCAGTGAACACGTTGAAAATGATCGAAGCCGCTGGGATCAGTCCATCTGCTGACACTTACACGGTTTTGATGTGCGCTTATGCTAAACGGGGTGACATGGACTCTATCAACGcaacttttgataaaataacaaaagctGAACTGACTCTTCTTGAGAATCATTACTTGGAGATCATCTACGCACTGGCAGCCAATGGCCACGTCAAACAAGCTGAAGAATTCGCGGCCAAGATACCCAATGAAGTCCACTCCGACACTGAAATTTCTCGGCTGCTGATCAAGCTGGCCAACTTGAACCAACTGGAACTGGCTCTGAGGCTGCTCAAGTCAACGGCATCAGACCCTCTGAGGCACAAAATCCGTGGGTCACTTCTTACCAGGTCGCTAGTTAAATCTGGCGCCCCAGCAAAGGACATCATACGAGTGTGCGAGTACATGACCCATGAGATCTCCAACGACCGAGCTTTTTCATTCGCCAGTTACTGCTGTTTGTCAGAAAAAGTTGATTCCAATATCACACTTGAAATATTCAGAGCTTGGTCGAAATCCGGCGGTACTATTCGCGAACATTTCTTCTGGCCGATACTTATGTCCCACGGTAAAGCCCTCAATGTCGATGGAATGCTAGACGTACTGAGATGCATGATGAACGAGTTCAAAATCACTCCTTCGTTGGAGACTATCAGAGATTACGTGGTTCCAAACATGGCCGGCAAGTGGGAATACATCATCGATAAGCTTTCAGAAGTTAACATTccgcgaaatgaaattttgacaGCGATCGTTGACCGGATGATCGTTGAAAGGAAACTGAGGAGCGCTGCGTCGGTAATTAACTCATTCCCCATGGACTACCCGAAGGATTTGCTCATCAGTCATTTGGTGAATGCTCTCAATGATAAGATTGACTTCAAAGCGTTCATCGTCGTCTTGAGGCTTCTGTCAGGCAGCTCAGAATCCTCGACCCCTGATAGCGTGAAAATGACAGTAGACTCTTGTCTTCGCGAACTGATGAACAACAAGTCATCCTACCAAGCTAGCCTGGTCGCTAATCTTCTTAATGAAATGGTAGCAGCGGGTCTCAGCGCATCCCCAGAAGTTGGAACCGAAGTCGTCAACTATTTCGGCAGTCAGGTGAGTGAGCCCATCAATAAACTGACATCAGGCAGCCGCACTGAAATTCCTTTGTCTGAGTACAACCTGCGTTCCTATCAAGCATTCCAAGGCAACACTGCAGTCAGCAAACAGTTGACGGAACTGAGGCGATCATTTATTGAGCACATTGAGAATCATGACAGCGAAGCCATCGCTCAAACTCTGAAGCAGCTGGAGAGTGCCGGGTTTTTGTCCGCGCCCGTTCTGGCCCAGGCTATCAGTGTCTTTTGCGAGACAGAGGACATAGCATCCGCTGAAGActgtatgaaaaaattcaacgaaaaCTTTCCAGATGCTACGCTGGACTTGAGAAAGTTAATCAAGTTCGCGGAACTGCTAGTCAAGAAGGATCGAATTGATGAGgcgttcaaatttttatctgaacaaCGGGTTGAGGAAAAAAACGAGAAGCAATCACGTGGGGTTGACATCGCCCAGCGATCGCTACTTGACACCATCGCGGCGACTAAAAATGTTGAGCTGACTGAGAAAATGTTCGAGCTGCTGAAGTCCAAGAATTATATTGAAATGGACAACTGGTCATTGGGACCGCTGGTGAAGGTCCATCTTCTCCGCGACGACCTTCCCAAAGCCCTTGAGACCTTCGAGCGCGCTTGCATTGAACACAAATGCACGCCGTTCAAAAACAGACTCTCGATTGCCTTCATCGAGGCTGAAGACGCAAACAGTCTGCAGAAACTTACAGATCTCTGTACGGAAATTCACGGTGAGAGTAATGCACTTGTTGATCTTGCCTTTGCATTCCTGGACTGCGATAAAGTAAGACAAGcgcgtaaaatttttgaaactccCGGTCTACAAGtttacaattcaaaaatatcaagtgGAATTGAACATTTCCAGAAATACAACAGACCCCAAATTCTTGAGGAGatggtaaaaataacaaaaggtGTCGAGCGCATGGATCGCGCCCACATGTACGAAAGTCTGCTGGCTGCGTACGCAAAGACAAACGACTGGCAGCGCGGGCTCTTCCTTTGGACTGAAATCCAGGATGAGGATATCCAGCCCACCTCGAAGTTCCTTGAAACATTGAGCAAACTGTTGAAGAGCAACAACCAGCCGATACCATTCGCTTACGACGACATGGTGGGAACCcaaaaaaaaaggacaatCAGGTTGTTGTCAACTTCTAAACCTATTCATATCGGACCTTTTGAGACGGCACTAAAGGCTAAGGACTACGACGAAGCTGAACGACTAATTTCTCAGGAATCATTCAAACGAGTGGCAGTAGGAAAGTACGGGCGACTGATCCGTTCAGTTCTTGATGACAATCAGCTTGACAAGGCAACAGAAATGGCGGCAAAATTGATAGGAAATTATGCAGCTATTCCTGTCACAGTTTTCACTGAACTAGGACAGAAGTTGGCGGAAGCTAAACGTCTTGATGACATTGTAAAGTTGGGGAATCTTATGGATGACTCGATGAAAGAAAAAGTGAGATATGAGAAAATACTTTGCACGGCGATCATTGAAGCCAAAGGCTTGAAGGAATTTATAAAGTCGATCAAAGTCGAAGATATTTCGACAGATGAAAACGCCagaaatattgaaaagaaaattcacTTCGGGTCCATAGTCCACAGCCTTATCAAAGACCCCAGCTGCTTGGAAGAGTTCGAAGCCTGGGCTAAGAAACTCGACAAAGCTGGAGTAAAACGCGGGATGCAGGTGCTCTGGAACTACTACTACATCACCGGGAATCCCAAAGCAGACCTGTTGTGGAATGACTACATGAAGAGCGTTCCTTCGCCGCTTATCAGGCCCGTGATTGAGTACGCACAGAAAACAAAGGATGTCAAGTTAATTGAAACGCTTATGGACAAACTCAAAAAGCACCCGACACTGACGATTAATAAGTCTGGAGTATTGATGTCTGGTGTAATGGAATGCTACA ATTTACTTGGTCGTTATGATGAATCATTGGGTATTCTTCATGAAGCAACAAAACGTTATCGTATTAATGTTATaccagataaaattttactagacTTAAAACAGGGCATTGAACGTTCTGGTAGAACGTTTCCATATTCATTTCAAACccaag